The nucleotide window ATCTTGGGCCCTTTATAGAATAAGCTACTTAAATGATCAGTTTACCCACATAaaatttgtgtttctgctgaaaaaaactgtctttatgaaaactgttcacagcaaGGTATGTTGATAGTCAAGGATAACAGAGACACTGAGAtgtttatttggaatttttaaacttttctatttactttttttctttttaatgaaatttcatTCACCTCTATTGTATCGGGGAGGAAATAGAAATCttagaagaacaaaaaaactgcatggCTAGAGATGaatttgtaatttgggtgaaccaaccctttacgtatttatattgattttaataGCGATTTTACTGTGATTGGCAGCTGCTTATAATCAATAAACACATCATCCAACATAAAATGACAGAGACTTATAGTGGAGTACTACGCAGATATATTGCCCAATCATTTATGATTATATGCGTCAGTCAAACATTGTTTCTCCGCTTAGGCCAACCACTCACATACATTATTCCCCAAAGATTCATTATAATCCAATCAACAGCATCTGATATATTTTGCGTGAAAGACATACAGGATTGGATGGAGAAATCAGGCATTATGCTCCCTCCCAAGCTTCCCTGTGGTAGAAACTGACACAAGTCCtcatcaatcaatcatcatGCTCCCAATTTTTACAGTTCATTACCTTCTTCTTTGGAATATATTGCTAGAATGTAATTGATTCTGCTCTTCTACActtaaaaaattcaaacaagtAGAGGGGCATGGGTGTAATAACTATGGGTAAGGATGTAGGATTgtggcagcagcacagacagatACCTCTATGGTCTCCAGTCCTGACCATGCGTgcaaagaaagcagagagaaaacagcatttGCTTTGCTGACATCTGCAACTGTGCTGCAATGCTGCACTCCCTGTCTGAGGCGCAGGGAAAGAAATAAACATGCTTAAGAAGAAACAGAGGGGTGAAAAATAAGAGGATGTCAGTAGAGTAAGCATAGGAGTGGTAAAATAAGCAAGATACTATTGAGCAGTGAAGCTGAAAAGATGAGGGGAGAACGGAGAGAAATGGACGAGGGTGGGGGGACGGCTATGAACAGGGGAGTGCAGATGCAAtgtggaaagactgaaaatagAAAGAGACTGCAATGTAATGGAAGAATATGtaaggaggattttttttaatgaaaatgaatgatacaaaaaaaatccatgtcaTGTGGCCTTGAGGGTGTACTTTTTTGGGATTAACAGTATTAACACTATATACTGATATGTATTCACTGGTAGGATGAAATATGTAAGAGTAAGCCTATAGGTACGCTATCctaattaaaataattcctTTTTGTTACAGAACAAAAACTGCATAACTGCACTCACACCAGCCAAAACGTAATTAATTGTGATTGATTTAATCAAGatatagtatactgtatatccatataTAATATCATTCTCATGTTTACATTAAGTATGTGGGTGGGGTAAAGATGTGATTAGCTTAactcagcataaagactggaggaagcaggaaacagctagtctggaTCCatccaaagttaaaaaatacactCAACAACACCTCTAAAGGTGTGATAAGACAGAATGCAAAGCAATTTTTAGATACAGCGCAGCTGCATACAAAGTCATTGGAGAAATGCAGAGGCAAATTCACCCCGGGCAGTGTGAAATGAGGCAGTGACAGAACCACAGcacaagttaaaaatgtttcatcatgaGCAGGGAATTTGTGGCTAACCTGGGGATTTAGAATCTACTTCATAAATGTACACAGATGAgtgaaaaaaggagggagactGGGCTGACTGAGCtgtcacatgaacacacagaagcacactAGGCACACAGACGTGCACACAGCCATTGAGTAAGCGGGTAGTTGCCTTCCATGTGTGCAGTCGGTACACAGGCAATTTAgggcaaataaacacagacggcacaaatatttgacatttgtttgacGTTTAAATCGTTAGTGTAGTGTGTACACTAACacagatataaaaacaacaatccgTAGTTGTAGTGGGAGTTACATGCTAGAAGTCTTTCTTGAACAACAGATTAAACACGTGAGATACggtgtgttaatcagtgagctttagaggtgtcactggtgtatttttgaactttggacagagccaagctagctgtttccccctgtttcaagtctttatgctaagctaggctaaccacatcctgactccagctctgtactaaTCACACAGgcacgagagtggtatcaattaTCTAATCTCACTCATGgattgaaaacaaataagtatATTTACCGAAATGTGGAACTATTCATTTTCTCACCCCCTTTATCCGTATTTATCTTGTAGCTCTgctctggaaaaataaaaccaaaactgtccgTATGGCTATTGCCACTTGATGTGCTGtcagtgagaaaatgtgtttctttgtaatGTGGCCTGACCCTTTAATTTGAACAATGACACAGTCTCTCAGCAAATGTCTACTTGAATTAAGAGAGTATGGAGTTCCCAAGTTGCTCCAGATGCCATCCATCACTCTGCTGGTAGACTCATAACTAGGGATTCCTATGGTACACACTTTGTCATAATGTAGCTACATATTATTACAATGCATTACTATGCATTATGTATTCggttattttcattgtctgttgttaaatttgtgttctttttctATTAACTCACTGTACTCGAAAAAGAGGGGTGTTGTTCTTAAATGTGTCATTTCAGTCCAACATTTAAAACTATACTATGCTTGAAGAACTCTCCAGACCCAAAGCTTCCCTCATTTACTGAACAGAACACTGGAGTGTGTGAGTGCTCTTCCTTTCATTACACACTGCGTCTCAGCTACATCACCTCCAACAAACCTTTATCTACTGAGCGGTGATCTTTATATATTAAATTGGAAGAAACTTGTTGCATCACAGGGACCCTCTGCGGCACACTCCTCTTTGCAAACAGCTACCCCCTCTGGAAGAAAAGATGAGCCTGTGTCCTGCTCCGCATCAGACATTCATCATTCATAGAGCACATTACAATCAGACGTCCTCCAGACATCCCTCAGTGTGGCCGCAGTCGTATCCTGAGAGGAGTTTCACGTTGTCATGACGTCTGGTTCATCCTGCATGAAAATAATTATCTTGTTAGACTCTGCCGGCTGTAGAAGCACTGTCCCACCTCAGAGGGAAAATTTggaaacaggaacaaaacaatAATCACACAGGGCAGAAAACTAGTGCTGCACTGGCCTCTACAGGTTCAACACAGGTTATTGCACTCACTTGGCAAGCATTTGAACCTGTGATTAATCTGTAGAGGCCACTGCAGTGCTGGTTTCCCGCACTATATGACTAAGTGGGTTTTAGTGTGGTATTactcagacacatacacaaaacctGGTCAacgtgtgttttctttcattcacattttacCATCCTTTATTCCTTCCAGGGGTTCAGCTGTCTTTAGAATTCGATAGTGTCACAGACAGTGTTAATGATAGaaatttgtattattaaatcaaatgttATTACCTTATTGTTTCTTCCTTCTGGGACACGGGTGACTGAGAGGAAGCAGAACTAATTTGTAACTATTTTAGACATATCCATCTACTGtgatgaaaagaacaaacattTACCTACACCTACAGCCAGTAAAGCTTAATTTGGACGAGCATGGGGAAAACCCCATGGGGGTGCACATGCCCCCAAAACATACTTCTCTTAAAGCTAAACTTGATATGGTGAACCGCTTGCCTATTTCCCAGGGGTATAAAGGTTCATTGATGTGTCTCAGAAAACTGGTACAAGACTCGGAGATTCAGCTTCATCGCTTCACAACCGTTGGTCCAGCCCGAATCCacaatgaatgtaattttgaaaaaataaataaactgataatGATATGTCAGTCAGTCTCCTCCTGCTAGCTCTCCACATTCTCTGCTGCCTAAAATCTGTACACTGCATTGGCTGTTTGCAGAACCTGCAACTGAGTCATAAAATCTGAACCACAAACCTTGCAACTAATTTAAGAAGCAGACTTGTGTGCTAACAGCAAAGTTATTCACAGGAGTAGTCAACATAAGGCACGTAACCCTAACGTCAGCAGCTAATGCTACTTCCAACTGCCCCCTGACTCCTCACGGTTCATGAAGCCATGTCCTCTTTTATTTATAGGaacatatgcacatacagtattattgaATAGGCCGATACAAAATTTAGAAAGTTGGCATTGATACAGCAAGCGaggtaaaacaataaaatgttaccCAGCGTATCAGTGCCTGTGTTTATTGCTCTTGGTGTGGTAGAGGACCTTATTTTAGAGGTATTTAGtatctgaaataataaaatgtggaaataacTGATTTATTCCAGTAACAGTGCTGATGCAagtggtgagactgaaccaaaacagaaaagctaGCGGCGATAACACCAAAACCATGAGCTGAAGGATGCTGAAACACTCCGTAGAGGTGAGGGTAACTGCAGAGTTGaagataattctctgtgggttgtTCACTAAGAGTGACCCCTTTCATATCAcgcagtcatttttttccatcactaaTATAAAACTATTGATTAGTGCATGAAGTGCTTTAAGCCTCATCTTCAGAATGCCACCGTTACACAGAGGAAGTGAACTCAGAGCCTCAATAGAATTCTGACCTCCTATGTTAAAAACATACCGTCAACTGTATTTCAAGAGAGAAGTTGCAGTATTTTGATTGCAATCCTGTGCAGTTGGAGATTATTTTGGAGCCACCATCTAGTGGCCATCAGTGGCATTCTGATGATGGTGTCTGCTCCAGAAAAATAATGCAGGTCAGGCTTtggtgacagttttttttacttgtccAGGTTTTGGGATATGTATCTCTGAGAGGTCTGTCTCCACCCCAATACAATGGATGTGAATGGAATTTTGTGTGCCAATAATTTTATAATTGAAAAACTATTTCGTagcaactttttctttttgtagaaAGTAGCTCCAATTAAAACCGTTGACGATGAAGTATGGGAATCGTCCTGAGTAGcagtttctggaaagacacactttttgaattttggaatgtcatttttcagtgttgtgagcaccacaaatgcAATTCCACTCACCTTTGGGGTAGAGGCAGAAATCCCAGTGACTGATGTCTCTAAATACAACTACATGTaggtgagaaaatgtttttctatgtgTCATTTGGATGAACTGGCCCTttaaataaaggaagaaaataacTGCTTTGTGTCAAAAGCCTTTGTGCTTCTATCTTCTGGATACAAAACGTTTGTAACATAATCTCTTGCTGTGCTCTAGAGCTAATGTGCTAGACAACTGAGCATTCCCTAGACATAGAGGATGACATCAACAGATCCCCCATATACCTTATTTTGACTGATAACTTGCTCTCAACTGTTTGTACATGGACCCACTATTTCAGCCTTGTCCTCTTCATATTGCAGGTAgttttttattctcaaaatagTGTTGGcgttactgtatattttgcttATATacagtcaacaaatcccattcaATGaccaaatattttcacaaatttaaCTAGTACGTGCGTTGAATTAAACACTCAAATAGAAGACCAATGAAATACTGACACAAAAGcaacacattttaatgcaatacatcaaaatgaaatgatttattGGGTTTATAAAGACTATTATTTTACACAGATCTCCCTTTTTGCCTCAGGAGATCGACAGAATTTCTTTACAGTTGCAATGTTGACATGATGTGGATgctataatttaatttttctatttgtttgtttcttgtcttGTATGTCTTAGTGGTTCAGTTAGGGGACAAACTCAACTCCACAGTTACGCTCTAGCCATCTTTGTCGAAAAGgttaaaatatgcatatttactcggaaaactgaaatataagcTGTGAGAACTGTGTCTGTTGGATTTTTTGGAGTTCCCAGCTGTGGGACAACTGAAATATGGACACTCCTGTGACATAGCCTGGGTGGAATTTGAATAGTACAGAGGAACCGCCTAACGCTGATTGGCTGAGAACAAAATATTTCCAGCGCGCCTGCTTGTCTCTCAACAGATCTCGGGCAGCTGATTGGCTCCTCCGGAAGAGGGTGGTCGCACCGCCTTCACTATATACATATCGTGGTTTCAGGGCATCTGCAAATGATCGCTGGCTTTCGAAGGGAGGTAGAGCATTGTGTCCAATGTTTCTCCACAGAGCTGACTTGAACCTCTCTCTTCGAACAAAACCATCCCCAGCGAAACAGCTGCGAGTCGGATTTCCCCTCCCGGACAGGAGCTGGGGTGGTCCGGGGGAACATTTTAGTGATCACCACCATGGAATGCGCAGTGGACGCGCAAAGCCTGATCTCCATTTCCTTAATGAAGATCCACAACTCCAGGACGCAGAGAGGGGGGATCAAGCTGCACAAAAACCTGCTGGTGTCCTATGTGCTGAGGAACGCCAGGCAGGTCTACATCAAGGAGAAGTACGCGGAGATCTACAGGATGCAGCAGTACGAGGAGGTGATGACGGTCTGCAACGAGATCCAGGAGCTCAACCCGCTGGATCTGGACGCGGAGGACGCCGACGATGAAGAGCCGGCGCGGGCTGCTTGCTGCGGCGACGAGACGAATCTGTGCGACTCTGCGTGCCACAGAGGCGCGGCGCAGCCAGCGGCGCACGTCCGGGCAGCGAGCACTCTCCTCGGCTGCTCCCCTTTCGAGGACGGCAGCAAAGAACCGGAGCCGTCCGACTATCGAAGCTGCTGCATGGAGGCTCCCCCCGTGTCCCACTCCGACCCGTTTTCTGCAGACAACAGCAGACACTGCAACAAAACCACGGTGCTCGATTTGGACACGCATGTGGTGACCACGGTGGAGAACGGCTACCTCCACCAAGACTGCTGCTGCGACGCGCTCCAGTTCGGCCAGGGCGCGCAGTCGCCGGCCAAGAAACGGAAGGTTGAGTTCGGCTGTTGCATATCCGACGTGGAGGAAGTATCCGAAACAGCAGCTCGCAAGAGAGCGAAACGCGAGGACTGCTCCTACTCCAGCCCGGACTACACGGACACTTCCAATATCTCCAACCTGATCTCCATCTTCGGCTCGGGGTTTTCGGGGCTGCTGAGCCGACAGGCGGACTTGGAACAGATCTGTAGCAAACAGGCCCTGGCCAGCCTCGGGGCATGGACCCGGGCGATTGTGGCATTTTGAATCGAACACTTTATCTTACGGGAGACCGGGGCCGGTTGTGATGCGTTTTCCCTCAAAGCATTAGGCctagaaagacaaaaaccaaacgGAGAACTGACTGTTCTCTACTGCCAGTGTCCGGGGACACGGTTCTAAGCTTAGGGATATGTCCCTGAACGTTAACAAAGAAATTCCCCTATTCGGTTCCCTCGGACAGTTCAGCCCACAACGTTCCCGTGTAGAAAACCGTGTCGTTTGGGGAACTTTTGGCATTGTTGCCCGGTAAGGGGACTCTCGGCAGAGGCTCTGCGGAGCGTTTTTTGGAATTGGTGAAGGTTCCCTGGCGGTATTTACATAACCGTGACAAAAAGTTATTTGAAACCTTCCAGAAATGTCCTTTGAACAAGTAGCCCATGGCAAACCAGAACTTTCTTGGGAGGTTACCGCAAATATTACCAGATGGAAACGTTATGGAAACATTAGGATATAGATTGAGTGGGGAAACTCGCCGTTTTTCCAAACGACTATTTCACCTCTTTCCTTATGTGCAACTAGTACGAGATGCATTGCCGAACATGTATTTGTTCAATCAGAAAGTCTGCGTTGCCACGAATAGAGCCCGTGCGTGGGGTCAGTTgtaacactgcaaaaacacCCCCTTTTTCTGGTGACCCGTATCCGCTTGGGTCAGTGAGACAACCTCATTTAACGGCCCGGTCCTGTCAAAACCCGGTTGAGTAGCGAAATGACCACGTAGATTGCAGAGGTACTTGTACAGATACGCGACAGTATCAGAATCGGGCGAATCTTTACTCCCCGagctgcatttcaaaatgtacaaTGACAAGCTTAAAGCACACTTGGCTCTTACAAATCAATAACATGTGACTGCTTTATTGGCGGGCGCAGGCTGACATCACACCCACTTGCTTTTTCTGATTGGAGGAAATGCAGGTGTTACAACTGAACCCGGTCTCCCCTCTAATGTATGAATCGACTTTATTTTtgcaagaaaaaggaaaagctatTTAAAATTGAGCGATTTGATTACACCAGTTTTGACAGGGAGAGTAAAGAGTTTGTGCCATACCTATGATGTGCAGGCTTCCCTGTTTTCAGAATAGCAGACACGTGTCTAAAGAATACACTTTGGTGACTTAAATCTGATGAAATGGATTTACATTCCTTGCCTTAAATCCAATGCACTCCACTTCTAGCTACTGTCACAACTGAAAGTACATTGAAAGTGACCGAATGCCTCCGCTGTCTCCCCTGTCTTGGGCCGAGGAGTCCTTTGGGGAACACGCTTTCTCCATTCCTAAATGGACCTTCCGCATTCTGAGCAGTTCCTTGTCACGTGAAACACCACGCTCAAGACTCCCCAAAACACCTGTGAGGTACATGGACAAACCAGTTTATATCACTTGATGGAGTGCCAGCAGTTCAATTCTCTAACACTTTTCGGGGTATTACTGTGGTCATCACTACACCTTCGCTCCCAGTGTGTGGTAGTAAACAGTCCGGGTGATTTTGGCAGTTTGACATCCTCTCTTAATCGTGTTCGTTGCTCAAAGCCTtcacagaaaatcagaa belongs to Xiphias gladius isolate SHS-SW01 ecotype Sanya breed wild chromosome 20, ASM1685928v1, whole genome shotgun sequence and includes:
- the ier5l gene encoding immediate early response gene 5-like protein is translated as MECAVDAQSLISISLMKIHNSRTQRGGIKLHKNLLVSYVLRNARQVYIKEKYAEIYRMQQYEEVMTVCNEIQELNPLDLDAEDADDEEPARAACCGDETNLCDSACHRGAAQPAAHVRAASTLLGCSPFEDGSKEPEPSDYRSCCMEAPPVSHSDPFSADNSRHCNKTTVLDLDTHVVTTVENGYLHQDCCCDALQFGQGAQSPAKKRKVEFGCCISDVEEVSETAARKRAKREDCSYSSPDYTDTSNISNLISIFGSGFSGLLSRQADLEQICSKQALASLGAWTRAIVAF